One Solanum lycopersicum chromosome 2, SLM_r2.1 genomic region harbors:
- the LOC101261878 gene encoding histone acetyltransferase type B catalytic subunit produces the protein MGTKHHSSSDPISEPKKRRRVGFSKTDAGIEANDCITIYIVSSAEEVDSPNSFCLEPIDLNQFFEDDGRIFGYQGLKITILVSLISFHAYADISFESSSDGGRGITNVKSALENIFGESLVDEKDAFLKTFSTESQYVRSVVSNAETLQHKVSKNGCSTESNCSDVEVFRIAGSPVGQLYSRLVPLVLLLVDGSNPIDVLDPGWEIYLLVQADKLLGFAAVYRFYRYPGSTRMRLGQILVMPPYQRKGYGRFLLEVLNRVAVSENVYDLTIEEPEDSLQHVRLCIDVERLLVFDPVQQSLESVVSHLKQEKLLEKSYMCKYAPPLSAVEDVRKTLKINKKQFTQCWDILIYLRLAPIDKYMEIYQAIVSHRVKAEVLGKDSEGAGKQVIDVPTEHDQEMSFVMFKSRNGQSSSSIETADNQSIVEEQLQKLVDQRMKQIKLIAEKVSSTKAAAMKAEVKFRHEKKESL, from the coding sequence ATGGGGACGAAGCATCATTCCTCCTCCGATCCAATCAGCGAACCCAAAAAGCGCCGTCGCGTCGGATTCTCTAAGACCGATGCCGGAATTGAAGCTAACGACTGCATTACTATATACATTGTTTCTAGCGCAGAGGAAGTTGACTCCCCAAACAGTTTCTGTCTTGAACCAATTGACttgaatcaattttttgaaGACGATGGCAGAATATTTGGGTATCAGGGTCTCAAAATCACTATTTTGGTTAGCTTGATATCCTTTCATGCTTATGCTGATATTTCTTTCGAAAGCTCATCAGATGGTGGTAGAGGGATTACAAACGTAAAGTCTGCTCTTGAGAATATTTTTGGTGAGAGTCTTGTTGATGAAAAAGATGCCTTCCTGAAAACATTTTCAACTGAAAGTCAGTATGTTCGGTCTGTTGTCTCAAATGCTGAAACACTGCAGCATAAAGTTTCAAAAAATGGCTGTAGCACTGAATCGAACTGTTCAGATGTAGAGGTATTCCGGATCGCTGGCTCGCCTGTAGGGCAGCTTTATAGTAGATTGGTGCCGCTTGTACTACTGTTAGTGGATGGTAGCAACCCTATTGACGTCCTTGATCCTGGATGGGAAATTTATCTCCTAGTCCAGGCGGATAAGTTGCTTGGTTTTGCAGCTGTTTATCGTTTCTATCGTTATCCTGGCAGTACACGCATGCGACTTGGGCAGATACTGGTTATGCCTCCTTACCAACGTAAAGGTTATGGTCGTTTTCTTCTTGAGGTGTTGAACAGGGTTGCAGTGTCTGAAAATGTGTACGACTTGACGATTGAAGAGCCTGAGGATTCTCTACAACATGTTCGATTATGCATTGATGTTGAGCGTTTGCTTGTATTTGATCCAGTCCAGCAATCCCTAGAATCAGTTGTATCACATTTAAAGCAGGAAAAACTATTGGAAAAAAGCTACATGTGCAAGTATGCTCCACCACTGAGTGCTGTTGAAGATGTGAGgaaaactttgaaaatcaaCAAGAAACAGTTTACGCAATGTTGGGATATTCTTATCTATCTTCGGTTGGCCCCAATTGACAAATATATGGAGATATACCAAGCAATTGTTTCTCACCGAGTAAAGGCTGAAGTTTTAGGTAAAGATTCAGAGGGTGCAGGGAAGCAAGTGATTGATGTACCAACTGAACACGATCAGGAGATGTCATTTGTGATGTTCAAATCGCGGAATGGTCAATCTAGTAGTAGCATAGAGACGGCTGACAATCAAAGTATTGTGGAGGAGCAGCTGCAGAAACTGGTGGATCAACGAATGAAACAGATCAAGTTGATTGCTGAAAAGGTTTCTTCGACAAAGGCAGCTGCTATGAAGGCAGAAGTAAAATTTCGACATGAAAAAAAGGAGTCTCTGTAA